The proteins below are encoded in one region of Bdellovibrio bacteriovorus:
- a CDS encoding thermonuclease family protein, with protein sequence MRFHLRLIFCFVITSVPFASGAQVCLHDDTTFRCVKVLKNYDGDTLTVNIPNVPALIGKNISVRVSGIDTPEVKTKNRCEKEAGKIARNLVANTLKNAKTVELHNVQRDKYFRILADVMVDGRSLKEILLKNNLAYTYDGGTKKHPDWCKVLRQPANH encoded by the coding sequence ATGAGATTTCACCTTCGACTTATCTTCTGCTTTGTCATCACGTCTGTCCCCTTTGCTTCGGGGGCTCAAGTTTGTCTTCACGATGACACGACATTTCGCTGTGTGAAGGTTTTAAAGAACTATGATGGTGATACGTTGACCGTGAATATCCCCAATGTCCCCGCCTTGATCGGTAAAAATATTTCGGTGCGAGTTTCTGGTATCGATACACCTGAAGTGAAAACAAAGAACCGCTGCGAAAAAGAAGCCGGGAAGATCGCCCGCAATTTAGTCGCAAACACCTTGAAAAATGCGAAGACGGTTGAGCTTCACAATGTTCAACGCGATAAATATTTTCGCATTCTTGCGGATGTCATGGTGGATGGTCGTTCGCTGAAGGAAATCCTGCTAAAGAACAATCTTGCGTACACCTATGACGGTGGAACAAAGAAACATCCTGATTGGTGCAAAGTTCTGCGTCAGCCCGCCAATCACTGA
- a CDS encoding VOC family protein, translating into MRINGVPQNLYSWYQQNLGLMRDSDGAFVIPTERLLENSVQVSFFPYDTSYISPSHTRCLFNFQVDNLAALLTSMAEKGVRIDDRIEETEHGLFAWVYDPAGNKIELWEPAHHKENLINLPEAE; encoded by the coding sequence ATGAGAATCAATGGCGTGCCCCAAAACCTTTACTCTTGGTATCAACAAAACTTAGGCCTGATGAGGGATTCTGACGGTGCTTTTGTCATCCCTACCGAGCGGCTTTTAGAAAATTCGGTGCAAGTCAGCTTCTTTCCTTATGACACAAGTTATATCTCACCTTCCCACACACGATGTCTTTTTAATTTCCAAGTGGACAACCTTGCCGCCCTACTGACTTCTATGGCGGAAAAAGGCGTGCGCATTGATGATCGCATCGAAGAAACAGAACACGGCCTGTTTGCCTGGGTCTATGATCCTGCCGGCAACAAGATTGAACTTTGGGAGCCGGCTCACCACAAAGAAAACCTGATCAATTTGCCAGAAGCCGAATGA
- a CDS encoding HD domain-containing protein, whose translation MENHTPTILDEKKWFQLFSNKARVLYPPTDPAHDYLHIMRVVNTAKNLCLHEKADWNVVLPAAFFHDYINVPKGDPRRPYASQLSAEAAIEYLKSVGYPEQYYEAIRHAIEAHSYSANIKATTLEAQIVQDADRLDSLGAIGIARCFATSTMMSRPFYAEEDPWAQSRSLDDKSYGIDHFFQKLFKLVDHLNTPTAKKEGEHRIAFIKTYLEQIKREI comes from the coding sequence ATGGAAAACCACACCCCCACAATTCTAGACGAAAAAAAATGGTTTCAGCTTTTCAGCAATAAAGCGCGTGTCTTATATCCACCGACAGACCCAGCCCACGATTATTTGCATATCATGCGTGTCGTGAACACAGCGAAGAATCTTTGTTTGCACGAAAAAGCGGATTGGAATGTGGTTTTACCGGCAGCTTTTTTTCACGACTACATCAACGTACCCAAAGGGGATCCCCGTCGTCCCTATGCCTCTCAGCTTTCAGCGGAAGCGGCCATAGAGTACTTAAAGTCCGTCGGCTATCCAGAGCAGTACTACGAAGCCATTCGCCACGCGATCGAAGCCCATAGCTATAGTGCGAACATCAAAGCGACGACATTAGAGGCTCAGATTGTTCAGGATGCAGATAGGTTGGATAGTTTAGGCGCTATTGGCATTGCCAGATGCTTTGCTACTTCGACCATGATGAGCCGACCGTTTTATGCAGAGGAAGATCCGTGGGCGCAATCCCGCAGCTTAGATGACAAAAGCTACGGTATTGATCACTTCTTTCAAAAGCTTTTCAAATTAGTAGATCACTTGAACACGCCGACGGCAAAAAAAGAAGGCGAACATCGTATCGCCTTCATCAAAACTTACTTGGAACAAATTAAAAGGGAAATTTAG
- a CDS encoding MarR family winged helix-turn-helix transcriptional regulator has translation MNNAPLSSYHSEVAEVMDCIRFIFKALRVASSQSEKDLGLSAAQIFVLKKLQAEPGLSINDLASRTTTHQSSVSVVVKKLEEQGFVSRTTSKEDSRRVVVSLTPAGEEKLRQVPRTVQEEMIECLHKMGPEKTKQLAGLMKEFVQAAGFVEGSYTPMIGEK, from the coding sequence ATGAACAATGCACCGCTGTCGTCGTATCACTCTGAAGTTGCTGAAGTCATGGATTGTATACGCTTTATTTTTAAAGCGTTGCGGGTTGCTTCCAGCCAATCAGAAAAAGATTTGGGACTGAGTGCAGCCCAAATATTTGTTCTTAAAAAGCTTCAAGCTGAACCCGGTCTTTCCATCAACGATCTTGCCTCTCGCACCACCACTCATCAAAGTTCTGTTTCTGTTGTAGTAAAAAAATTAGAAGAACAAGGCTTCGTGTCTCGCACGACTTCAAAAGAAGACTCGCGTCGTGTGGTTGTGTCTTTGACTCCGGCAGGGGAGGAGAAGCTACGCCAGGTTCCGCGCACGGTTCAAGAAGAGATGATCGAGTGTCTTCATAAAATGGGACCTGAAAAAACGAAGCAGCTTGCTGGATTAATGAAGGAGTTCGTTCAAGCCGCCGGTTTTGTTGAAGGCAGCTACACTCCCATGATTGGTGAGAAGTAG